Within Candidatus Rubrimentiphilum sp., the genomic segment TACATCGAACCACGCGACTCGTATGTCTCGGTGCTCGAACTCGGGCTGTACGATGCGACCGCCAAGATTCATGCGACTCTCCAAGAGCGCGATCTGAAGCCGCATTCGGCCGAATGGAACGCCGCCTTCGACGAACTGCTCGTGGAGCAAGAGAAGAACCCCCGCAACGCCGAGCGCCTCTGGGCCCCGATCCCGCCGCGGCGCTACGTCTGCTTCTATCCGATGGACAAGAAGCGCGCGCAGGGCGAAAACTGGTACACCTTGCCGTATGCCGAGCGAGCCAAGATGATGGTCGACCACGGCAAAATCGGCCGCACGTTCCACGGGTTGGTGACGCAGGTTATCTCGGGATCCGTCGGCTTCGACGACTTCGAATGGGGCGTTGACTTGTACGCCGACGATCCGCTCGTTTTTAAGAAGCTCATTTACGAAATGCGTTTTGACGAAGTCAGCGCACGTTACGCAGTGTTCGGTTCGTTTTGGAGCGGATTACAGTTCTCGATTGCGGGCCTGCCGCGTTTTCTGGCCGGCGACGTCCCCGCGCTCAAAGAAAAGGTTGACGATTAAATGGCGGTTGTCGAGCTCACGGCCTACATCGACGTCCTCTCATCCTGGTGCTACGTCGGCGATCTGGCGTTGCAGAAAATCGAAAAGAAGTACGGCGATCGCCTCCGCGTCGAATGGAAGATCGCTCAGCTCTTCGATTTCGGGCCATTGCCGTACACGCGCGATCAGCTGACTTGGTATTATGCGCGCACCGCAAAGATAAGTGGCGTGCAGATGAATGCAGCTTGGGTCGACACGCCCGAGGCAACGACGCTTCATGCGAACGTGGCGGCGGAAGCTGCGCGCACGCTTGGCGTGACTGATATGAGCTTGGTGCGGGCGCTCAATTATGCGAACGTCATCGAAGGCAAGCCGCTCGGGCGCCGTGAGCCGGCACTCGATGAAGCCGCGCGCCTGTCAGGTTTGGATCGTGCTGAGCTCGATCGGGTCATGCGCGATCCGGCGACGACGGAACGCATCAAACGCACGACGGCTGAGTTTGAAAACCTTCATTTGCCGCAACGACCCTCGTATATCGTGCGAAATCCAACCGGCGATCTCGCGATGCTCTCGGGAATTTATACATTTGAATCCTTGGATGCCGTAATAGGCGAGATGCTGCATGCCTCCGAGATCACCGAGCAGGTCGGCCCCGAACCGGCGTGACTTTGCTGGCGGGATTCGCTCAAGCGGCAATGGCTGGGATTATCGCTTTCCAGTCAATTCAATTGACAGTTTCACGAAAGCCTTTGCACCCAATCGAGAAGCTATTTGACAATTTGACCGCTTGCAACGGGCGATCGCTTTTTAAAGACATCGACAAGTACCCACAAGCAAACCTCCGGAACGCCTGGCGTCGGCATGTGTGGGACAGCCCGCAATACTGGGAAGCTGGAGCTGCCGATTTCCTTCACGCGAATCCGAACGACGGGCAGTATGAAGTTTTTCGAGGGCAGTACGATCCGGTCCGACGCGTGGTCGTTGTGAAGCACGACATGTATGAGGACGCAGAAGTCGTCGTCGCAGCGGCGCGGCTGTACAGTCTTCCCAGCGCTGACCTATCAGCGGCGATTCCGATCAAGGGCCTTTGGATTGGTGAGCCGCAGGCGCAGGTCGAGCATGTGCTCGGCCGCGGCTATCGCAACGACCATTGCGGCAAGCCTCAGTACTACTACAGTTCTGTCACCGATGTTTTGGTGCTGACCTACGAATCCGGGAAGCTCACACGTTTCTTCGGCGGGTTTTACACGGATTAGCAGCTCAATGAGTCTTGCGATGCGGGAGGCCGGCGAAGAAGACGTTCGGTTTATCGCGAGCCTCTTTAAGCTGCCGCATGCGCGCGAATTCCTTAACGAGCCGGGCCGCGATGCGATTTTGGGTTTGATCGAAGATCCGCAAAGCGAAGCGTTCATTGTTGAGGCCGATGGTAAGGATTTCGGCTACTTTACGATGCACGATCGCGGCTGGCTGGTAGAACTCGGCGTGCTAGTCGTAACGAACACAGGACTTGGCGCCGGGCCGTTCGCGATGCGCTGGGGTGTGCAAGAGGCGTTCAAGCGCGGCGCGCACCGTATTTCCATTGAAATCCGTGAAGACAACGATCGTGCTCGCGCGATGTGCGAGCGGCTCGGTTTTAGAGCCGAAGGACTCCACCGCGACGGCTTCCGCGATGCCGTGACAGGCGAATACAAGAATTTGATCCCATATGGTTTGCTCCGGACGGACCTGCGACCGGTCACTTGACTCACTGCTGCGATGGTTGTATTATACAACTGTTGTGGTTGACAACTTAAACCGTTCCCGGCGGGCGGACCCGGTTGCAGACTTCCAAGACTCGATGATAGGCATCATCCGGGCTCTGGGTCTGCACAAACCTGACACGACGCCGTGCGGTCAGCCGCTATCAGTCGGCGAAGCCCAGGCGCTCCTCGAGATCGCACGCGAGCCCGGAATCTCGCAAAACGGTTTGGCACAACGTCTGGATCTCGACAAGAGTACCGTGAGCCGTTTGGTGGGCATGTTGGAGCGGCGTTCGTGGATCGAGCGCGTGCGCGACCGCAACGATTCGCGTTTTTATCACCTGCGCTTGACCGCCGCAGGCACAAAGGCGAATGCAAATCTTGCATCGTCGCGCCGCGCGAAGTTCGAGCGCATCTTTCAAGCGATTCCGCGCTCGCAGCGCACGGCCGTGGCGGCTTCGCTTTCCGCCCTTGTGGAGGCTATCGATGAATCTTAAAATCACCGCCGCCGTGCTACTAGCCGTATTCGCCGCGGCGCCCGCACTCGCGCAGACTCGCCAGCAGACGATCCGCGAACGAAGCACGCACGTCATGCCGTTTTCGATGGATGCAACGATGCACCGGTTCGAACCAACGCAAACCGGCGGCGTGATGACCGTAATCGTGCACGACGGCGACGCATCCCAAGTTGCGCTCGTCCGCGCGCACCTTCAAAAAGAAGCGGCGGCGTTTGCGCGCGGAGACTATGGTGACCCGGCCTACATCCACGGCAAGAGTATGCCGGGACTCGCGACCCTGAGTGCGGGTGCGAAGCGTATCCGCGTTCGCTACGGGATTCTCGAAGACGGTGCGACGGTTACGTTTCGCACAAGCGATCCAAGGCTGATTGCTGCACTGCACAGGTGGTTCGCGGCCCAGGTTTCCGATCACGGCCACGACGCCAGCATGTAAAAGAGCCCCACCACGAATGGTGAGGCTCCTTCTCGAGCTGGTTGTTTCCTAGAAGTGGAAGTTTACGCCGAACCGGACGAGCGACGCGCTCAGACCCGCCGAGTGCGTGAAAACGTTCGTCGGAAACGCAATCGGCGGTGTAAACGCCGTCAAGTTCGTGCTCGTGGACGACAAAGTGCCGAAGTTGGCGAAGAGGTATTCACCTTTTAACGTCACCTTCGGATTGATCTTGTCTTCCGCGCCGAAGCCGAAGACCGAACCGGACCGCGTCGCATTATATCCGCCGTTTTCATGCGCGGTCGCGAACGTGTCGGTAAACACGGCCGTGTAATTGACCGTAGCCGACGCGACGCCGCCCGTTATGTAGGCAAGATAGTGTCCGTTCGCGATTCCAAGCCTTGCCCGTCCCGTAAACAGTCCCGTGGTCGAGACGGTTTGAGTTATGGTGAACGTGTTGTTGGGAGGCGGGCAGCAAGGATAGAAATTCGTGGCGGTCTTGGTGCCGGAAAGGTTCATCGTATTGTAGTCTGCTTCAAGCCCGAAAACGAAGTGACTGAATTGGAAATTGTATCCGGCCTGCACGCCGCCGGTAAAGCCGGTGGCCGTTACTGGTTGCTGGCCGATTTGGCCGATGGCCACCGGGCTTGAATTAGCAAAGTAGCCCGTCGGGCTAAAGGTTGTCGTCGTGGAAGGGTTGGAGTGAATCTGAGCTCCGCCGACGGTTGCGCCCACGTAGAAGCCCTTGAAATCGTCGGTGGCTTGCGCGTACGCTCTTCCGCTCAAACCGAGCAGCAAGACGCATACCGCAATAAGAATCCTCGAGAGAGACATAAGCACCTCACGTAGGTAGTGTTAAAACCGCCCTTCTCCGGGTGAGGCTCTTTTCTCTCTTTTGGCAGTTGCGGCCGGGAGCCCCGAGCTCCCGGCCGCAGACCGATTTATGCTACGGGCAGGCTACGACGCGCCCGATTTGATTGGTTGCATTTTCAGCAAACCACATGGCGCAGTCGGGTCCTGCAACTATTCCGAATGGCGAAGAACTGGCCGTCGGAGTTGAAATCTCGCTCACCGCGCCGCCAAGGGAGATACGCCCTATCTTACTGACGCCGGGCTCGGTGAACCACAATGCTCCGTCGGGTCCCGGCGCGATTATGAAGGGCGAAGCGCCCGTGGAGATGCCGGCCGAGAATTCGGTGATCGAGCCGCTCGTCGTAATCCGCCCAATCTTTCCGACCGCTTCGGTAAACCAGAGTGCGCCGTCCAGACCTTGCGTGATGAATCTCGGAGCGCTCGTAAGTCCCGTGGAGAACTCGGTGATAACGCCGGCGGTCGTTATCCGTCCGATCTTCACTCCGTTGGCCTCTGTGAACCAGAGTGCGCCATCGGGACCGGCCGTGATTCCTTCCGGAGTCGCGCCGGCTGTTGGGATCGTGAATTCCGTGAAGGCGCCAGCCGTCGTGACGCGCCCGATCTTCGCAGTGGCATTGATGTTGAACTCAGTAAACCAGAGCGCACCGTCGGCACCAAGCGCGATCGAAAACGGCGCCGCGTTGGCCGTTGGGACGGTGAACTCCGTCACGGCTCCCGCCGGTGTTAGTCGCGCGATCTTGCTTGCGCTGCCTTCCGTCACCCAGAGATTACCGTCCAAACCGGTTACTATGCCGAAGAGTCCGGCACTCGGAGTGATCACCGGAAACTCGTTCGTAAGCACCCCAAGCGTCGTCATGCGGCCGACCTTGTTTGAGCCTGACTCGGTGAACCAAAGCGAGCTGTCGGGTCCGAGTGTGATCGAGATTGGTGCGGAGCCGCCGGCAAATTCGGTCATCGTGCCTTTTGCGACGGCCGTTCCCGGAATGGGGGCGACGGTGTTACCGTTGCACGCGGCCAGTGTAGCTAGTGTAAGGGTGACCAAGAGTGCCTTCGCTCTAGGGAGCGTCAGGAGTGGCGTCATGGGCGAACCTCCAAGGTTGGCAGCAAAAAGTAGGAACGCTAAGTTGCCTTCATACCCGTAGGCAACCTGCCTTAACGATGCCTTAATTGGTCTCGCTAGGCCGCGGTAGCGAGGCGCTCCAGGCTTCGATAGTGCACGGCTTCCGCCACGTGTTCGGCAAGGATCTCGTCGCAGTCCGCCAGGTCGGCGACTGTGCGGGCGGCGCGCGCGATGCGATCCAGCGCGCGGGCTGAGAACTGCTTGCGCGCGCTGGCATGGGCCAAAAGTTGCATCGCGCTCGAATCGAGCCGGCAATACGCGCGCGTTCTATTGGCCGGAATATCCGCGTTGCACGTGAGCGCCGTACCCGCAAAACGGGCAGCCTGCCGTTCGCGTGCGGCAAGCACGCGTCCACGAATTGCCGACGAGCGTTCCGCGCCTTCGCCGCGCACCATGTCGTCGAACGGTACGCGGCTTACCTCAATCTGCAGGTCGATGCGATCGAGCAGGGGACCGGAAAGTTTTGAAACGTACCTCGCGACGGCGGCGTCGTCGCAGCGGCACTCCGCGCTGCGCGTTCCCCGGTATCCGCACGGACACGGATTCATGGAGGCGACCAGCATGAAGCGCGCAGGATAGGTGAACGTTCCGGACGCGCGCGCGATCGTAACGGTTCCCTCTTCGATCGGCTGGCGCATCACTTCAATCGCGCCGCGCGCAAACTCGGGAAGCTCGTCCAGAAAAAGTACGCCGTGATGCGCCAGACTGATCTCACCGGGCTTTACGACGCTGCCGCCACCGACGAGCGCGGTCTGGCTGATGGTGTGATGCGGGAAACGGAACGGCCGGGCGCGCACGATGCCGGGCCGCGATCCGAGTAGACCGGCAACGCTGTACACTTTGGTTACCTCGAGCGCTTCGAGCGGCGTCATCGGTGGAAGAATCGAGGGCAATCGCCGCGCGAGCATCGTCTTACCGCAGCCCGGCGGTCCGAGTAACAGCAGATTGTGTCCGCCGGCCGCGGCGATCTCCATCGCGCGCTTGGCGGCGAGTTGCCCTTTTACGTCGCTAAAATCGCCGTACAGCACTTCGTCGAGCGGCGATAGTGCCGGCGTGACCGTGCGAGTGCGCCACTTTGCGCCGTGACCGGAGATCGCGGCGAACGCGTTTTGCATCGAGTCGACCGCGTACAGTTCGATATCTTCCACGAGCGCCGCTTCCTCGGCATTAGCGCGCGGGACGATGAGTTTGGTGAATCCGGCGTTGCGCGCGCCGAGCACCATCGGCAGAATTCCATGCACCGGGCGCAGCGATCCGTCGAGTGCGAGCTCGCCGAGCGCGACGAAGTTTTGCAACGCGAGCCGGTCGATCTGCTCGTCGATCGCGAGCAATGCCAACGCGATGGAAAGATCGAAGGCCGGCCCCTCCTTGCGCACGTCCGCGGGCGAGAGGTTGATGAGCAGCCGTCCCGCCGGATACGCGAAACCGGAGTTAAAGATCGCGCTGCGCACGCGTTCGCGCGCCTCGTTGAGCGCGCGGTCCGGCAGGCCGATGATCGCGAGCCCGGGTGAGCCGGGCGAACTATCAGCTTCGACGCGCACGACGTAGCCGTCGATGCCGAGCATCGCGGCGGAAAACGCAAGTGAAAGCACCTATGCCTATCACGCGCTAGGCGGAGGTTCGCTAGGGGCGCCTGCGAAGGTCCGGCTAGATGAGGCTCAGCACCGCCGATCTCCTGACCATCGCCGCGTTCTTTGCGATCAATCTGGGGATCGGACTGTACTACGCCCGCCGCGGGAGCAAGAGTCTTAGCGACTTCTTCCTATCGGGGCGAAGCGTTCCGTGGTGGCTCGCCGGCACGTCGATGGTTGCCACGACGTTTGCGGCCGACACTCCGCTGGTCGTTACGAAACTCGTTGCCGACAACGGTATTGCCGGCAACTGGCTGTGGTGGAGCATGGCGGGGTCCGGAATCCTCACGGTGTTTTTCTTTGCCGCGCTCTGGCGCCGGTCCGGAGTTTTGACGGACGTCGAGTTTATCGAGCTGCGCTATTCGGGCAAACCGGCCGCCGCGCTGCGCGGCGTGCGCGCCGTCTATCAAGGCTTGATCGTCAACACGATCATCATGGGTTGGGTGAACCTCGCGATTGCGAAGATCATGCTGGTCGTTCTTGGGATTCCGAAATGGGAAGCAATTCTCGTTTGCCTGGTCCTGACCGCATTATACGTTTCGATCGGCGGACTGTGGAGCGTCCTGGTTACCGACGTCCTTCAATTCATCGTGAAGATGTCGATGATAATCGCGCTCGCCATTGCAGCGGTCGCGGCGGTCGGCGGTATCGGCGCGCTGAAAGCCAAGCTCGCGATTTATGACTTGCATCACCACATCGCCGGCGGCGGTTCGCATCTCGATTTCTTTCCGACAAGCAATGCGGCATATATGCCACTGCTCACCTTCCTCGTGTACGTCTCCGTAGCGTGGTGGGCGTCGTCGTATCCCGGCTCCGAGCCGGGCGGCGGAGGCTACATCGCGCAGCGTATCTTTTCATCGAAAGACGAGAAGAACGCGATCCTCGCGACGCTGTTCTTCAACGTTGCGCATTACGCGCTGCGTCCTTGGCCGTGGATCCTCGTTGCGCTCGCGTCGCTAATTCTCTATCCGGGCGGTGTGCTGAGTCCGGATACGCATAAGGTTGACTTCGAACTCAACTACGTGCGGACGATGGTGGATTATTTGCCGGTGTCGCTGCGCGGGTTGATGCTCGCCGGCTTCCTGAGCGCGTACATGTCCACCATCGGGACGCAGCTCAATCTCGGCGCGTCGTATATGACCAACGACCTGTATCGCCGCTTCTTCAGGCCGAATGAAAGCCAACAACACTACGTAACCGTTTCGCGCATTGCAACTATTCTGGCAATGCTCATCGCGCTCGGTGCAACGTTCTACATGACTTCGATCACCGACGCGTGGAAATATCTCATCACCTTCACCGCGGGCGTCGGCCTGGTCATGATCCTTCGCTGGTACTGGTGGCGGGTCAATGCGTGGACGGAAATCTCGGCGCTGCTCGCCTCAGGCATCACGGCGACGACGCTGCAATTCGTTCACGTTGTTCCGCCCGACGATCCGAATGCCGTTGCGATCAATCTGCTCATCACTGTCGCCGTCACAACTGTCGTATGGATTGTCGTGACGATGGCCACCAAGCCCGAACCGATGGACGTGCTGACGCGATTCTACGAACGGGTCCGGCCGAATCCGCTCGGCTGGGGCGCGGTCGCCGCATCGAGCCTGGCCAAAGACGAGCGGCAGCTGGTGGTGTCGGCACTGGACTGGCTGGCGGGATGCGCCCTGGTCTACTTTTCGCTGTTTGGCATCGGCCGTCTGGCGCTCGGCCAAATCGGCTGGGGGATAGCGCTGCTTGTCTTGGCGGCCGGATGCCTGACGTTCATCCTGTGGGACCTGAGGCGGCGCAACTGGGAGACGCTCGCGTTACCCACCGTTTCTCCACAGCGCTCACAGGGGGGCTAGCGCCTCGCGGATATAACCCCCAGGCGATGAAGAAATTCGGCTTGGCGACCCTGGCGGCGATGGCAGTTCTGCTCCCCGCCTGTTCCTCGAACTCCAGCACCACGACCACAACGAACGCCGGCGCGAAGACGATCGGCGTCTCGATCCAAGATCTCGAAGCGCAGTTTTACCAACAGATGGAAGCCGGGATGAAATCCGAGGCTGCCAAGTACGGCTACAAGATTACGTTCGTGGACGCCAGCCGCGACAGCTCGCGGCAACAGTCGCAAGTCGAAGATTTTATCTCGCGCAAGGTCGATGCAATCGTATTGACGCCTTACGACTCGCAAGCCATCGGTAGCGCGATCGTCGCCGCGAACGACGCGAAGATCCCTGTCTTCACCGCCGACATTGCCAACGCGAGCACACAAGGCGTCGTGATCTCGCACGTCGCCTCCAACAACGTGCAAGGCGGTCAACAGGCAGGCATGTTAATGTGCACGGCGCTGCATGGTTCGGGTACGGTCGCGATCATCGACGAACCGGAAGTCACAAGCGTGCAGGACCGCGTCAAAGGGTTCCGTCTAGCGCTGCAACAAAAATGCCCGAACGTAAAAGTTGTCGCCGACGTTGATTCCGGCGGCACGCGCACGAAAGCCAACGCCGACACCGGCGACATTTTGCAGCGTTACAAGGATCTTAAAGGCATCTTCGGGATCAACGACGATTCAGCGCTGGGCGCGGTCGCAGCCATTCAAGCTGCCGGCGTAACAGGTATCGCCGTCGTCGGCTATGATGCTTCGCCCGAAGCGCAGACGGCGATCAAGAACGGTTCGATGATAGGCGATGCGATTCAGCATCCCGACGTGATCGGCTCCAAGACCATTGACGTCATTCACGATTATTTCTTGGGCAAGAAGGTTCCGGCGCGCATCGACGTTCCGGTCGGAACCTACACAAAGGCCAACGCGAAATAGCCCAAGCCGCTAGTCCGCTCCTCCAAATGCGCGGCATCGGGAAATCATTTCCCGGCGTTCGCGCGCTCGAAGACGTTTCGCTCGATCTGCGGGCCGGCGAGGTGCACGCGCTCGTCGGCGAAAACGGTGCGGGCAAGTCTACGCTGATGAAGATCCTGGCGGGCGCGTACGCAGCGGACACCGGCGAAATTGCCGTCGACGGAAAGACCGTAACGATTGGCTCGCCGCGCGCGGCCGAGAATCTCGGCATCGGTATGATCTATCAGGAGTTCACATTGGTGCCGGCACTTAACGCCGTCGATAATATCGTTCTCGGAAACGAACCCACCAATCGCGGACTATTGGACGAAAATACGGCGCGCAAGCGCGCCGAAGCGGTGTTCGCGCGGCTCGGCGTCGACATGCCGCTGAATATCGAAGCGTCTCTGCTCCGCGTGGCACAACAGCAGCTGATCGAGATTGCCAAAGTGCTTTCGCGCAACGCCCGAATCATCGTGATGGACGAGCCGACGGCCGCGCTGACCGACCGCGAAATAACCAAGCTCTTCGAAGTGATCCGCACGCTAAAAGCGGGCGGTGCGGGA encodes:
- a CDS encoding sodium:solute symporter family protein, which produces MRLSTADLLTIAAFFAINLGIGLYYARRGSKSLSDFFLSGRSVPWWLAGTSMVATTFAADTPLVVTKLVADNGIAGNWLWWSMAGSGILTVFFFAALWRRSGVLTDVEFIELRYSGKPAAALRGVRAVYQGLIVNTIIMGWVNLAIAKIMLVVLGIPKWEAILVCLVLTALYVSIGGLWSVLVTDVLQFIVKMSMIIALAIAAVAAVGGIGALKAKLAIYDLHHHIAGGGSHLDFFPTSNAAYMPLLTFLVYVSVAWWASSYPGSEPGGGGYIAQRIFSSKDEKNAILATLFFNVAHYALRPWPWILVALASLILYPGGVLSPDTHKVDFELNYVRTMVDYLPVSLRGLMLAGFLSAYMSTIGTQLNLGASYMTNDLYRRFFRPNESQQHYVTVSRIATILAMLIALGATFYMTSITDAWKYLITFTAGVGLVMILRWYWWRVNAWTEISALLASGITATTLQFVHVVPPDDPNAVAINLLITVAVTTVVWIVVTMATKPEPMDVLTRFYERVRPNPLGWGAVAASSLAKDERQLVVSALDWLAGCALVYFSLFGIGRLALGQIGWGIALLVLAAGCLTFILWDLRRRNWETLALPTVSPQRSQGG
- a CDS encoding GNAT family protein, which codes for MREAGEEDVRFIASLFKLPHAREFLNEPGRDAILGLIEDPQSEAFIVEADGKDFGYFTMHDRGWLVELGVLVVTNTGLGAGPFAMRWGVQEAFKRGAHRISIEIREDNDRARAMCERLGFRAEGLHRDGFRDAVTGEYKNLIPYGLLRTDLRPVT
- a CDS encoding outer membrane beta-barrel protein codes for the protein MSLSRILIAVCVLLLGLSGRAYAQATDDFKGFYVGATVGGAQIHSNPSTTTTFSPTGYFANSSPVAIGQIGQQPVTATGFTGGVQAGYNFQFSHFVFGLEADYNTMNLSGTKTATNFYPCCPPPNNTFTITQTVSTTGLFTGRARLGIANGHYLAYITGGVASATVNYTAVFTDTFATAHENGGYNATRSGSVFGFGAEDKINPKVTLKGEYLFANFGTLSSTSTNLTAFTPPIAFPTNVFTHSAGLSASLVRFGVNFHF
- a CDS encoding DsbA family protein encodes the protein MAVVELTAYIDVLSSWCYVGDLALQKIEKKYGDRLRVEWKIAQLFDFGPLPYTRDQLTWYYARTAKISGVQMNAAWVDTPEATTLHANVAAEAARTLGVTDMSLVRALNYANVIEGKPLGRREPALDEAARLSGLDRAELDRVMRDPATTERIKRTTAEFENLHLPQRPSYIVRNPTGDLAMLSGIYTFESLDAVIGEMLHASEITEQVGPEPA
- a CDS encoding substrate-binding domain-containing protein: MKKFGLATLAAMAVLLPACSSNSSTTTTTNAGAKTIGVSIQDLEAQFYQQMEAGMKSEAAKYGYKITFVDASRDSSRQQSQVEDFISRKVDAIVLTPYDSQAIGSAIVAANDAKIPVFTADIANASTQGVVISHVASNNVQGGQQAGMLMCTALHGSGTVAIIDEPEVTSVQDRVKGFRLALQQKCPNVKVVADVDSGGTRTKANADTGDILQRYKDLKGIFGINDDSALGAVAAIQAAGVTGIAVVGYDASPEAQTAIKNGSMIGDAIQHPDVIGSKTIDVIHDYFLGKKVPARIDVPVGTYTKANAK
- a CDS encoding YifB family Mg chelatase-like AAA ATPase, yielding MLSLAFSAAMLGIDGYVVRVEADSSPGSPGLAIIGLPDRALNEARERVRSAIFNSGFAYPAGRLLINLSPADVRKEGPAFDLSIALALLAIDEQIDRLALQNFVALGELALDGSLRPVHGILPMVLGARNAGFTKLIVPRANAEEAALVEDIELYAVDSMQNAFAAISGHGAKWRTRTVTPALSPLDEVLYGDFSDVKGQLAAKRAMEIAAAGGHNLLLLGPPGCGKTMLARRLPSILPPMTPLEALEVTKVYSVAGLLGSRPGIVRARPFRFPHHTISQTALVGGGSVVKPGEISLAHHGVLFLDELPEFARGAIEVMRQPIEEGTVTIARASGTFTYPARFMLVASMNPCPCGYRGTRSAECRCDDAAVARYVSKLSGPLLDRIDLQIEVSRVPFDDMVRGEGAERSSAIRGRVLAARERQAARFAGTALTCNADIPANRTRAYCRLDSSAMQLLAHASARKQFSARALDRIARAARTVADLADCDEILAEHVAEAVHYRSLERLATAA
- the hemQ gene encoding hydrogen peroxide-dependent heme synthase, producing MRHPDVPESLEGWWILHRMFAFDRRGWALVPPDEQERIAGEATDFFASLKDGSGDLGLAQILGHKADLMLTHYAKTYDGLAEVQTDVDQLELRAYIEPRDSYVSVLELGLYDATAKIHATLQERDLKPHSAEWNAAFDELLVEQEKNPRNAERLWAPIPPRRYVCFYPMDKKRAQGENWYTLPYAERAKMMVDHGKIGRTFHGLVTQVISGSVGFDDFEWGVDLYADDPLVFKKLIYEMRFDEVSARYAVFGSFWSGLQFSIAGLPRFLAGDVPALKEKVDD
- a CDS encoding MarR family winged helix-turn-helix transcriptional regulator, giving the protein MIGIIRALGLHKPDTTPCGQPLSVGEAQALLEIAREPGISQNGLAQRLDLDKSTVSRLVGMLERRSWIERVRDRNDSRFYHLRLTAAGTKANANLASSRRAKFERIFQAIPRSQRTAVAASLSALVEAIDES